One region of Deltaproteobacteria bacterium genomic DNA includes:
- a CDS encoding GtrA family protein: MNRIKGFSKKLNRAYILNSLMTTGHTGNQFVRFALVGGSGVFVNLAVYSGSIYLLHFHYLLSATFSFLVAMTNNFILNLRWTFKTHNQGIKAIRDQYLRYAMVTLISYGINMAVLWTLVDSWHWHKILAQLMAIFITTLSNFLGSKLWAFKLNPV; this comes from the coding sequence TTGAATCGCATCAAAGGATTTTCCAAAAAACTGAATCGGGCTTATATTCTTAATAGCCTGATGACCACCGGCCATACCGGAAACCAGTTTGTCCGTTTCGCCCTGGTGGGCGGCAGCGGGGTCTTCGTCAATCTGGCGGTCTATTCAGGTTCTATTTATTTGTTGCATTTCCATTATCTTCTATCAGCCACCTTTTCATTTCTGGTGGCCATGACCAACAATTTCATCCTGAATCTGCGCTGGACCTTTAAGACCCACAACCAGGGGATCAAGGCCATAAGGGACCAGTATCTGAGATATGCAATGGTCACCCTGATCAGTTACGGGATCAATATGGCCGTCCTGTGGACCCTGGTGGACTCCTGGCACTGGCATAAGATCCTGGCCCAACTCATGGCCATTTTTATAACGACCCTGAGCAATTTTCTGGGCAGCAAACTCTGGGCCTTTAAATTGAATCCGGTATAA